In Siniperca chuatsi isolate FFG_IHB_CAS linkage group LG24, ASM2008510v1, whole genome shotgun sequence, the DNA window gtcagcagtcaggcacacagcagaggttacaggtgggggaggagggagttattagtgtgaagagggccgttagcctgatggggagggggtagcagagtactcagaggagcatgagggccgacagcagctgagttagaggggggatgagcaggagctggtgtgtcgaatctgttaaagaacagccttcaactcctctgctgccagttggtctgaagccagtgatggtcttcatgctgctccagacctctcccatgttgttctgctggagagtttccactccagcttcctcctgtacttctccttggcctccctgatcttcaccttcaggtcggcctggattgccctcacctcatccatattaccatcagtaaaggctctcctcttggcattcaggatgtccttgatgtcctttgttacccatggtttgttatttgggtaacaatggaccatcttagttgggacattgcagtccacactgaagttaatgtagccagtgatgcactcagtgagcccgtcaatgtcctctccatgaggcttaCAGAGTACaacccagtttgtcacctcaaaacattcctgcagtgtctcatagtcctcccctgaccatctcctcactgtccttgtggtcgcaggctgccttttaaccagaggcacatagcagggtttgaggtgaaccaggttgtggtctgacctacccgggggggaggggggaagagctgtatgcgtccttaacgttggcatacagcaggtccagtgtcctctcctctctagtaggacagctcacatactgggtgaaattagtcagtgttgttgaaacactgacatggttgaagtcacccgagattaatttGAGTGCACTTGGGTGTTGAGGCTGGAGTTGTGCtgtggcggtgtgaatggcgttgcacgccgatgccgggttagcagagggggggatgtaaacagccacaacaatggcatgtgagaattcacgtggcagataatatggtcggagtcccacagctaacagttcaatgtccgggttacagatactctgcttgatagtaacgtgaccagggttacaccatctgttgttgaccagaacagcaagcctgccacctttccgcttaccgctcccggtgcgatccctgtcggcccgaacagtctgaaagccgtcgatggaaacgttatggtccgggatatcctggtgtagccatgtctcagagaagcacatcaaactacactcacggaactccgtctgactccgggctaacgccgttagctcgtccattttattcggcagcgatctcacgttgcccatgacaagagaaggcagacacggcttaaatctcttattcttaagtctcttttgtctgcacccctctctcttccctcgccgcttcgttccatctctgcatcctcggtgtgtcctcctccagatctcagtggggacattggttgtcctgggcgccatgctgcacggcttcagcgcgatcagctgttccccggtgtaaacaatgcggccaaacagctgatctgcagtggTGCCCCGAAATGATCATGTGGCTTCATCTCAGCTGAAAAGATGAAGCTCGACATATCTTGGAATCTGTATCAGTTTTGAACTGATCAGTGTTGAGCCAAGTCTTGCCCTCAGTACTTCAAATCCTGCTGGAAGGAATTAGCTCAACAAGCATCTCTGCAGCTTCATTTACTGCCGCTGCTTTCACCAgcacacttgtgttttttgaaaatataaagcCAAGTGAATCTTTTATCACAAACGCtgcaactaaatggtttctcccctgtgtggatttTCATGTGTTTGGACAAATGGCCTCTGTTACCAAAACTTGCTTTACAAACTGAGCACGTGAAaggtttttctcctgtatgaaCTCTTAAGTGTGTGGTCAAAGTTGATCTGTGTGTGAATCctttaccacagacagaacaactgaagggtttctcccctgtgtggattctcacgTGTTGTCTCAGATGTTCCTTTCGTGGAAATCttttaccacagacagaacagctgaagggtttctcccctgtgtggattctcatgtgtaGTCTCAGATATTCCTTTCGTGCAAATCttttaccacagacagaacaactgaagggtttctctcctgtttggAGTCCATCTTGTTCCTGCAGATGTCCCTTGTGGCCAAAGCTTGTAGCACATTCAGAGGAGCTACTTGATGTTTTTTCAGTATTACATTCCTGATCACTTACAGGTACTTCATTGTTTTGCAGAgggtttaaacctgactgaggttcCCTGGTCTCCTTCCAATCACAGGtgtcatcagtctcaggttCAGAGGAGTCTGGCGTCTTGTCCTGAGTATCtggttgtaaatgtgtatctggatctgagttcctggctggttctggtcctccacagtcctctccatcagcttctgttttcatctgttcagttagtctttgatgaagctgtgaggactgaggtttctcttcatcgtcttcttcactcttcacagggacAGGAGTGAATGTCAACTTGTTgatatcctccagccctcgaaactgctctccctcctgttcctctttaatgtgtgggggctctggtgggtcctcctggtccagactggggctccagtcctgctgctcagGGGGATCCTCTTCTTTACtcaccagcagcagctggacgtctgtggagaataatgaaatacatacaCACGTTTTAGTAAACTGTTGTTTCCTGTTAACATGTAAAGAACAAAGGTTCATCAATCATTCAATCAAAcattatttctatagcaccttccaacaaccgaaactgaaccaaagttctgtacaacattaaaaaacaacataaaaaaatgataataagaaataataataaaagtataaaCAGGTtagcagagcacattacaacattaagataaagagaagtgtcacagggccgctaagtgttaaaagctattctaaataagtgggttttaaggttggctttgaacaaaggcaGGTCAGTGATGGAACATAAGTCAGCGGGCAGAGAGTTCCAGAGTTTCGGACCGGCCACTGCAAAAGAACGGTCGCCCCACTGTTTGCACCGGGACTGGGGgacctccagcagatgttgcccAGCAGATTGTAGAGCTCTGCCGGGTCGGTGAGGGCTCAAAATCTCACACAAACAGGAAGGTGCAAGGCCATTGAccgcattaaaaacaaatgtcaaaattttaaaatgaattctgaactggacagggagccagtgcagggagTGTAGGACAGGTGTGATGTGCTCGTGTTTCCGACTGTTAGTGAGCAGGCGGGCCGCAGCATTTTGCACAAGCTGCAAACGGTGAAGACCAGCTTGGTTAACTCCCACATAGAgcgcattacagtagtctatgCGGGAACTAACAAAAGCATGGATAGCTTTCTCCAGGTCACAACGGCTCGAGAAGGGTTTAACCTTTGCTAGGAGGcggagctgaaagaagcttACCCTGACCACAGAATCAATTTGTTTATCAAATTTTAGACTGCTGTCTAATTTCACCCCCAAATTTTTCACAACGTGGTTAAAATGGGGGGTCAACGCAACAAGACCAGGAGCTGAAACGTTGGGCAGGTTGGATgtgccaaaaaaatatattctgttttgtcCTCATTCAAACAGAGAAAGTTCTGAGACAGCCACAGTTTGATGTCATCTAAACATCTGTTTATGGATTCAAGACTGTCAGAAAATTGGGGACAACCGGCAGATAGATTTGTAAGTCATCTGCATACAGATGGAAGGACACATTGTGACTTGAAATAACTGAACCTAAAGGCAGCATGTACAGAGAGAATAGAACAGGGCCCAAAATGGATCCCTGTGGCACACCAGAGGTCATAGGggctgaagaggaggaaaggtcATCAATCATAACAGAGAATGTcctatctgttaaatatgaccTAAACCACTGTAGCACAGTTCCCTGAAGGCCAACCTGTTGGACCAGACGTCTCAGAAGGACTGAATGGTCCACGGTGTCAAACGCTACAGTAAGGTCCAACATTACCAGCAGCGCAGGCTTTTTTGCATCGAGGGACAAGAGAATATCGTTCTGTACTTTCAGCAGAGCGGATTCAGTGCTGTGTCGTGTTCTGAAGCCAGACTGGaatttttcaaagatttgatTGTTTTCCAGAAAAGAGTTTAACTGAATGAAgactatttttaaaatttgacaggacagcaggatcaaggtttgttttttttagaagagGTCTGACCACAGCATGCTTGAAAGCAGTTGGTACAGAACTGAGCTGAGGCAGCTGTTTATGAACGAGAGGAGACATGGCCCCACTGTGTTAAAAACCTGTTTAAGCACCTTGGAAGGAATAATGTCCATAGGACAGTTAGTCGGTCTCAACCCCTGGACCACCTCAGCAAGGAGAGACAGTGACACTGGCtcaaacacattaaatacagaGAGTACAGAAGAAGAGCATAAGTCAAAACTGTTAGACATATTGTTAATGCTCTGTTTAACAGAGGCTACTTTGTCAACAAAATAATGGAGAAAATCATCACAGGTTGACTGTCACATGCTGCAGAACATTACTAGATGGATTAGTAACAGACTGAATTGTACTAAATAGCACTCTCGGGTGATTACAGCTGGTGGAAATAACATTTGACAAGTACTGACATTTACTGTAGCTGCTTTAACAGCATTTTGATACTCAGTGAGACTGTCCCTCAATATACCCAGTGACATGTAACTTGTCCTTCTTCCACTTGCGCTCAGCCTGTCTGGACTGCCGCCTGAGGGCGCGGGTGGTGTCATTAAGCCAGGGGTctggtttagttttgacagatatgcACCTGAAAGGAGCAATGCTGTTAAAAATCTCTGAACAGGTGTAAtggaaggaggagatgaagtcCTCTGGGCACAGAGGAGAGACCATGATGTCCTGGGAATAAAGAGTGGTGTTCATGAAGGCAGCAGCAAATTCTCCAGCTGTGGTGGATGTAATGGTGCGGCGGCGACCGGCTGGAATGAGAGATTTGGCTGCAGGGAGAGGGACTTTAAATTCAACTATAACAGGGAAGTGGTCTGAAATGCAAATGTCACTTATTTCTGAGATGGATACAATCAGTCCGTGAGAGATTATCAGGTCCAGTGTATGTCCATGCTGATGCGTGGGGGCGTTTACTGACTGTGTCAGGTCAAAAGAGGTCAGAAGGCTTTGAAACTCCTTTGCCAACTGACTGGATGGGCAGCaaacgtgaatattaaaatcgCCACAAATCAGCAAACTGTCATATTGTCCGGAGCTCGGAGAAAGCACTGTTATCACCTGGTTTTAGCCAGGTCTCTGTGAGCATGAGACAATCCAGATCGTGAATGGAAATCAAACCGTTCAAGATAAAAGTCTTATTTGGAAGTGAACGAGTGTTTAACAGGGCTGTACGTACTGACCTACAGCGCACAGTCTGCTGGGCAGCACGACTGAGCGGGCGGAGATTCCCCCGCACACAGCCCCGTGTCTGGATCCTCACAGGCCGGcgacacagaaacaaacacccGGCGTCAGGGAGAGCTGGTTGGAGCCACCGATAGCAGTACTCCAAAGAGCACCGCAGGTCAAAATTTGTACAATCCGTGGGTTTTCCATTCAGGGAACAGCCAGAATAATCCATACGCGAGGAAGCCAGGTAAGCCTTGAGTTTCACCAGCATCCCTCCTCTTTTTCCGCGTCTCCTGCGCCTCTTGTTGCGAGGCAACGCGCAGACAGGACGCCATAGGTAAGCCGGCACAGAAGCAAGCAGAGGTGGCGGTGTATTTGAATGCCCATTTTTTGCACATTGAGGCAAATTGTTCACAGTATCCCATATTTTCAGCAACATCAGACGATTATCCACAAGTAGTGATGACACATCATGAATGACAAACAgtagaaacacaaaaatgaacagCAAACTCAACAGACGCGGACGGCGAGCCATATACAGCAGCACCATCTTGGAAAATAATCATCATACTTAATGtgcatttacaaactgctgGAATTGGCAGctgggaggagagagcaggaagaacAAGACCATATCAGTGCTCAATGTCATCGTTACTAGGGCttcacgatatggtaaaaaaaaaaaaaaatcatattgcgattattttgacagatataacAATTGtaatatgattcacgattagtgtgaatgataattttcatttttactgaagaaactattaaaatcacgAGGATgttacatttgttggggtctgtaccaaacaaacatgttttcttacatctggagaacaggATTTGTTGGGAGGTTAGACGGGTAGAGTGTGAAACTGGCTGGTAGAAAAGTATATAAagcatcgtagaaaaggtttcagtcgtagtcatctagaCACTGTtgtcagaatcaagacgtttcggctcccatccggaagtcattctcaattgtgaaaatggtctgagaactcagaaatttaagctactctgtgttgcttaggccccgccctcaggaaggagtctacctgagtgtctgctgattacctgcctagtttcacctgaaactgaccttcttttgtttccatgatggcccagtaatcagtaatcaggcctattgttttctggctgcacctccctcatcactgttaagtacctgattagcatatgattggcttgaccaaggtgttaatacactgaaccaatcatatgctaatcaggtactgaacagtgatgagggaggtgcagccagaagaCAATAgacctgattactgattactggacGAATGCGGGACGACACCATctcaggatataaagcagttaaaatgagctcagcctgaaacatctgcagcagtaaaatgcaacacacacatgaatgcagcaggaatatgaatccagaaacatcagatataataaaacactgacaggaagcgttttactgcacagggacgactttcactgtcacactttaagttcctgttgctgataatactcacagacttttactgcagtggagtattttcacagagtgctgtcagtacttttactgcagtaaaggatgtGAACACTTCTTCCCCCGCAGCTGGTTTCCCAGCAGtttaaagtgaaacaacaagtaaagtgcacaaacctgctctgtgcagccggacttcaggctggaaaacagcgtccagTAGTTTGCGTTGTCCACAAAGTTCCTCCTCGTACTCTGCTATCGTTCTTTCAAACAGCTCAAATATCTCTTCAGCAGCCGCACTTAGTCTCTGGCTGACAAAAGCTCTCAGCGTTTGGACTTTAGACATTTTTAAAGGTTCACAGCAGCAGATTccgtgaaaaatacagtttggtctCTATCGAAGCTACTCCGACTAGCACTGTGAGGCCGAGCTCCGTCTCCGTCTACTTCCTGCTAGCAAGCTGCGCTAACTTCCTTTAGCATTCTTGGCTAACAGGAGATGAGTCTGCGGTGAAACATCCCGAAAGTTCACACAAAGTCCGCTTCAACAGGTTTATCCAAACATACAGGCTCTGCTGGTTCACTCCGACTGGATCTTATGCTAACGGAAagagttagcatgttagcctcgGTTACACTGCTTCCGGTACCTCTTCTTCGctgattttcacaataaaagtgccctttttttttctttttttacaagcTAATAGCTATTTGTTAGCACTAAACAATGGTAGAAATAcccagatcctttacttaaatataaaaataccacaaagtaaagtaaaagtaaacagtACAAAAGCATAATGTcagcaaatgtatttattattctacataataatatatgtatagaAGTTAATACAGACAACTCtaagtaaaattattttatatattagtCTTACAGGGCTTAAAGTTCTCCGGCACTGTGCCATTTTAGATTTGAAAAGAATTATATGTCTGTGGAAAACCTTCTTACGTTGTTTTGTAGTAagaacatgtatgtatgttttaataaataagacataattaataaaaacctttgttttatgtttgttgtgtatgtttttcttttgttgttgaattattAAATGCAACAGatgattttaaagatttattctACATTTGTATCTGAACCAAAATGTACCCGAAGAAAcgacaaacaaagacaaacagccaAGTGTTCACAGGGGggagaagctgctgtctgctggactggagagtccacattgTAAACTGGAAACTCCCAGATCCGGATTCATTAACCCTTTCACAGGAGGGTTCCTCAAGCTCTGGTCAGGTAGCGATGGTGTTGTGAAATTCAAACACTATTAAAACATCTCAACACAGCCAGCCTAACACAGGCAATAGCCCACCATTAAGCTTAACAACTAGCTAACTAGTCCGGCGTAAAATAGCATCATAAGTGACCTCTGTTAGGCTAGTTAGTTCCTTTGTCAGGCAACTGCAGCAAATACATATCCATTATGTGGTTAATAGTCATGTTTGGAATTACATTTCTACAGCcgtctgaaggcagcaggaccgGTGTGTCGTTCTAGCTCGTTTGAAGAAGTGGTGCGCAttctcacaatggacagttcaGATCATTGCTGCAGAACCAGAGGTTgtatctttttatttcttcttccgCAACAAATCCACATAAAAACACGCAGCAGTCCACCAACACCCTGAGTTAATGAACTTCAGCATGTCAGCAtaatcacacaaacatttccTATGAGTTTGTTCATTCACCTGTTTATTATGTCACTATAGATACAATTAGATGAGTTTATTAACatgcagcagcaaaaaaaaactaacttttcAAAATTAATCTTCATCCTGAAACAAGACAGAAGAAGGCAGGTCGCTGCGCTGAAACAAGAAAAATCACACTGGATTGTATAAAATACCTGAAACAAGTCAAAATAGTCTTTACTCACTGGAAGATTTTTGATGAGAAGAAAACTTTACAGACTGTAATGACCTGGTAGGAAGGAGATGTTCTGCAGAGAAAGACCATCAAAGTAAATGTTTAGCCGAGTTAAACAAGGCTTTAAAGTCTTCATAGATCCAAAAGTCTGGACCCGGTCTAAAACAGACCTCAGGTAAAAATCAATGACCCGATCCGAACAGACCCGATGGTACCTGGAACAAATGCATTGTGAAGTTCAGGGGACGTTAAtctgaggcttcagcagtctgagttcgACACATCAAGTGGGGATCTTCCAAACTTCGTCTTTTTTCTACAGAACTCCCTCTTTATGTTTCCACAGactgtttccttgctgagccgGGGCGGAGGGATATGTCTATAACAAAACAACTGCAAGAAACATCCACACGAGTCCCGGGACGAAGATCAACCCAGTTGAAGAGCGATTACAGCAACCAACAACTCTCTCAACACACATATGGAATACACATCTGAGTACTGTACGGAAACAGGCCGGAAACATCTGAAGCTCTGCTTTAAAGGCAACTGGGTAAATCCAACACATCAGCCGTCCAACTGTGTCAAAGCAAAGTTTGTCTCAAGACTTGTGATGTGACCgaaataacacaaatacagtatgagcAGTTTAAGAATCAACTGTTCGTGTTTTACACATAATGAGAGATCAATTCAAGACCGGGAGAGTCcattaaattagaaataaactGTGTTATTGGGAGGTAAGTCAAGTCATTTCATTCAGAAAtcccattttaaaacaacacatgtgtgtgtgtatatatatatatatataacacttTCAGACAATTTGAATCAATTTTAAATCAATGAATACATGTAATACCAAAAAACACAGTTCCTGGAAAACGACCAAATAATgtagacacaaataaaaacagaattaaaatgatCGCGTGGCTTCATCTCAGCTGAGTCTGTATCAGTTTTGAAGTGATCAGTGTTGATCCAAGTCTTGCCCTCAGTACTTCAAATCCTGCAGGAAAGAATCGGCTCAACAAGCATCTCTGCAGCTTCATTTACTGCCGCTGCTCTCACCAGCAcacttgtgtctttttatatgaGCGAGCTGAGTGAATCTTTTATCACAAACGCTGCAACTAtatggtttctcccctgtgtggattctcatgtgtctGGACAAATGGCCTCTGTTACCAAAACTTgctttacaaactgagcagctgaaaggtttttctcctgtatgaaCTCTTAAGTGTTGGGTCAAAGTTGATCTTTGTGTGAATCctttaccacagacagaacagctgaatggtttctcccctgtgtggattatCAAGTGTTGTCTCAAATTGTCCTTTTGTGCAAATCTTTTAGCACAGACAGAACAGCTGaagggtttctctcctgtgtggattctcatgtgttgTCTCAGATATTCCTTTCGTGCAAAACttttaccacagacagaacaactatATGGTTTCTCTCCCGTTTGGAGTCCATCTTGTTCCTGCAGATGTCCCTTGTGGCCAAAGCTTGTAGCACATTCAGAGGAGCTACTTGATGTTTTTCCAGTATTACATTCCTGATCACTTACAGGTACTTCATTGTTTTTCAGAgggtttaaacctgactgagtTTCCCTGGTCTCCTCCCAGTCATCAGGTTCAGAGGAGTCTGGCATCTTGTCCTGAATATCtggttgtaaatgtgtatctggatctgagttcctggctggttctggtcctccacagtcctctccatcagtttctgttttcatctgttcagtgagtctttgatgaagctgtgaggactgaggtttctcttcatcgtcttcttcactcttcacagggacAGGAGTGAATGTGAACTTGATGAtatcggcctcctccagccctcgaagctgctctccctcctgactggtccAGAGTTCCTCCGgttcctctttaatgtgtgggggCTCTGGTGGGTCCTCCAGGTCCAGACTGgggctccagtcctgctgctcagGGGGATCCTCTTCTTTACTCACCGACAGCAGCTGGACGTCTGTggagaataatgaaatacagacacacgTTTTAGAAAACTGTCATTTCCTGTTAACATGTAAAGAACAAAAGGTTGATCATACTTAATGtgcatttacaaactgctgGAATTGGCAGctgggaggagagagcaggaagaacAAGACCATATCAGTGCTCAATGTCATCGTTACTAGGGCttcacgatatggtaaaaaaataatcatattgcgattattttgacagatataacAATTGtaatatgattcacgattagtgtgaatgataattttcatttttactgaagaaactattaaaatcacgAGGATgttacatttgttggggtc includes these proteins:
- the LOC122871908 gene encoding zinc finger protein 135-like isoform X6, producing the protein MSKVQTLRAFVSQRLSAAAEEIFELFERTIAEYEEELCGQRKLLDAVFQPEVRLHRADVQLLSVSKEEDPPEQQDWSPSLDLEDPPEPPHIKEEPEELWTSQEGEQLRGLEEADIIKFTFTPVPVKSEEDDEEKPQSSQLHQRLTEQMKTETDGEDCGGPEPARNSDPDTHLQPDIQDKMPDSSEPDDWEETRETQSGLNPLKNNEVPVSDQECNTGKTSSSSSECATSFGHKGHLQEQDGLQTGEKPYSCSVCGKSFARKEYLRQHMRIHTGEKPFSCSVCAKRFAQKDNLRQHLIIHTGEKPFSCSVCGKGFTQRSTLTQHLRVHTGEKPFSCSVCKASFGNRGHLSRHMRIHTGEKPYSCSVCDKRFTQLAHIKRHKCAGESSGSK